The following nucleotide sequence is from Streptomyces sp. NBC_00239.
CCCCGGCGACGCCATCGGCGACGAGGAACTCGGCGAACTCCTGGTCCGCCACCTGGGCCTGCTGATGGTGGGCGCCACGAAGATCACGCGCAAGCGGCTGATCAGAGAACCCCACAAGGGCTCCCGCAACACCGCGGCGGGCCCGGCCCGCCCCCGCACCACCGACCTGACGTCCCCCACCACCAGAGCCACCTGGCCCCCCGCCGAACCACCGGCCACCGAGGCCGCGCTCCGGGGTGACGGGCCTGGGGATGATGGGCTTGGGGGTGATGGGCCTGGGGGTGACGAGCTCGGGGGTGACGGGCCTGGGGGTGACGGGCCTGGGGGTGACCGGGCTGAGGGTGACGAGCTTGGGGGTGACGAGCTTGGGGGTGACCGGCCTGGGGGTGACGGGCGTGAGGGTGACCAGCAGGGAGGTGACGGGTCCGGGGGTGGCGCGGGTCCGGGTGGCCGCCGGGCCGGCGGGGGGCCCGAGTTGGCGGACCTCGTGGACCTGCCCGTGGTGCTGGTCCGGCTGACGGGCGCGGCGGAGCCGGTCGCCGACCGGCTGGCCCTGGCGCCCTTCCGGCTCGCCGGACAGGCGGTCGTCATCGAGACGGGCCGGCCCGACGGGCCGTACCTCACCGAGGAGGCGGTCGCGCTGCTCGCGGGGCAGGGCGCCGTGCTCGTCGCCACGGACGGCACGTGCCGTACGGGGGCTGTCGCCGATGCGCTGGGCGTGGCCGGGGTGCCCCTGGTCACCGGGCTGACCGGTCTGGCCGCGCTGCCCGCCGAGGGCGCCCGCCTCCACGTGGTCCCCACCCCCAACCCCGCCTACACCCGGGTCTACGCCGTCACCCCACCCCCCAACTGACCCCAGCCCCACCACCGCCCGGTGGCCCAACCTCCCAGCCTCACCGGCCCCCTGGAGCACACCCCCCGGCTTCGCCGGTGCCCTGGGCATCAGCAGCCTCGCCAACGCCCTGAGGTGAACCTCGGCCTGAGCGGGGCACATCCAGCCTCGCCGGCGTTTGAGGCGCGGGGTCTGGGGCGGAGCCCCAGGACTGCAACCCGGCTGGCGCCGGGCACCGGGCTCCGCCCGGACCCGCGCCTCAAACGCCGGCGAGGCTGAAGGTTGCCCCTCAGGGCACCGGCGAGGCTGGAGTTGGTCCCTCAGGGCATCGGGGAGTGGGGGTCGCCCCTCAGGGCACCGGCGAGGCTGGAGTTGGTCCCTCAGGGCATCGGGGAGTGGGGGTCGCCCCTCAGGGCACCGGCGAGGCTGGGGATTGCCGCCAAGCCAAAGGGTTGCCCTCGGGCAGTCGGAGAGGCTGGAGGTGCGCCACAGTCAGCCGGCGGGGCCAGGCGGTGGCCGAGGCCGAAGTCCGCCGCAAACCCCGGCGGCGCCGCTACGGCTTCCTGGCGCCGCCGCCAAGGATCTGGCCCAGCAGATCACCGAGCCCACCGCCGCCGCCACCGGCGGCACCGGCACCGGCCCCACCGCCGGCCCCGCCGGCACCGGCGCCCCCCTTGCCGGCGGCCCGCTTCGCGAAGACCGCCATCAGCACCGGGATCAGCAGCTCGATCACCCGGGTGACGGCCGGCGCCGGGATGCCGGTCTTCTTGGACACCGCGTTGGCCACCGGCTTGCTCACCTTGGCGAGTACCCCCGCCATCAGCCCGCCGCCCAGCAGCCCGCCACCCAGCGTGGCCACGCCCTGGAGCGGCGGTTCGGACACCTCCGCGAACGCCTGGCGGACCTCGGCGCCTTCGTCGTCGTCCGCGCCCGCCTTCTCCTGGAGTCCGCCGGTGAGGGCGCCGACGGTCGTGCCGACCACGTTCCGGGCGCCGTCGTCGTCGGTGCCGAGGAGCCCGGCGATCTCGGTGAGCCGGTCGTCGCCGAGCTCTTGGAGCACGTCCTTCTCGAGGGAGTCATCGCTCATGGCTGAAACGCTACGTCTGTCCGGATTTGGCGGCACCTTGGGTCAAGGAAACATAAAAACGGAATCCGCCGTGCAACCGTCGGCCCCGGACGGCGGTCGTACTGTGCGTCGGCGCTTCCGGGAGGGATCCGGGGGGATCGGGAAGCCCGACGGGGGAGGGGAAACCGCGAGGGGGTTGCGGCCGCGAGGCCGGGACCCCCTCGATGTTTTCCACAGGCCGAACGGGCTGTCGGCGTACGGCGGTAACGTCTGGGCATGTCCAATCTGGCAGTGGTCGAAGGGGTGCTCGAGCGCATCACGTACGCCAACGAGGAGAACGGCTACACCGTCGCCCGGGTCGACACGGGGCGCGGGGCCGGCGATCTCCTCACGGTGGTCGGTGCCCTGCTCGGCGCGCAACCCGGTGAATCGCTGCGGATGGAGGGCCGCTGGGCCTCCCATCCGCAGTACGGCAAGCAGTTCACCGTGGAGAACTACACGACCCTGCTCCCGGCCACCGTCCAGGGCATCCGCCGCTACCTCGGCTCCGGCCTGATCAAGGGCATCGGGCCGCGGATCGCGGACCGGATCACCGACCACTTCGGGATCGACACGCTCGACGTGATCGAGCAGGAGCCGAAGCGGCTGATCGAGGTGCCCGGGCTCGGCCCCAAGCGGACCCGGATGATCGGGGCCGCCTGGGAGGAGCAGAAGGCCATCAAGGAGGTCATGGTCTTCCTCCAGGGTGTCGGCGTCTCCACCTCCATCGCGGTCCGCATCTACAAGAAGTACGGGGACGCCTCCATCTCCGTGGTGAAGAACCAGCCCTACCGGCTCGCCGCCGACGTGTGGGGCATCGGCTTCCTGACCGCCGACCGGATCGCCCAGGCCGTCGGGATCCCGCACGACAGCCCCGAGCGGGTGAAGGCCGGACTCCAGTACGCGCTGTCCCAGTCCACCGACCAGGGGCACTGCTTCCTGCCCGAGGACCGGCTGATCGCCGACGGGGTCAAGCTGCTCCAGGTGGACACCGGGCTGGTCATCGACTGCCTGGCCGAACTGGCGGGCGAGGACGAGGGCGTGGTCCGGGAGCAGGTCCCCGCGCCGGACGGCGGGCCGCCGCTCACCGCGGTCTACCTGGTGCCCTTCCACCGGGCGGAGCTCTCCCTGGCCGGCCAGGTGCGGCGGCTGCTGGGAGCCGAAGAAGACCGGATGTCCGGCTTCCGGGACGTCGACTGGGACAAGGCGCTGACCTGGCTGGCGGGGCGCACCGGCGCCCAGCTCGCCCCCGAGCAGCGCGACGCCGTCCGGCTGGCCCTGACCAGCAAGGTCGCCGTGCTCACCGGCGGGCCGGGCTGCGGCAAGTCGTTCACGGTGCGCTCGATCGTGGAGCTGGCCCGGGCGAAGAAGGCCAAGGTGGTGCTCGCCGCGCCCACCGGCCGGGCCGCCAAGCGGCTGGCCGAGCTGACCGGGGCCGAGGCCTCCACCGTGCACCGGCTGCTGGAGCTCAAGCCGGGCGGGGACGCGGCGTACGACCGGGACCGGCCGCTGGAGGCCGACCTGGTCGTGGTCGACGAGGCCTCGATGCTGGACCTGCTGCTGGCGAACAAGCTGGTCAAGGCGGTGGCGCCGGGGGCCCACCTGCTGCTCGTCGGGGACGTGGACCAGCTGCCCTCGGTGGGCGCCGGCGAGGTGCTCCGCGACCTGCTGGCCGACGGCGGCCCGGTGCCCGCCGTCCGGCTGACCCGGATCTTCCGGCAGGCCCAGCAGTCCGGTGTGGTCACCAACGCCCACCGGATCAACACCGGGCTGCCGCCGCTCACCGACGGACTGCCGGACTTCTTCCTCTTCGCCGAGGAGGACACCGAGGCGGCGGGCCGGCTCGCCGTGGACGTGGCCGCCCGCCGGATTCCGGCCAAGTTCGGGCTCGACCCGCGACGGGACATCCAGGTGCTCGCGCCCATGCACCGCGGCCCGGCCGGCGCCGGGAACCTGAACGGGCTGCTCCAGCAGGCCATCACCCCGGCCCGGCCGGACCTCCCCGAGAAGCGGTTCGGCGGCCGGGTCTTCCGGGTCGGCGACAAGGTCACCCAGATCCGCAACAACTACGAGAAGGGTGCCAACGGGGTCTTCAACGGCACGGTCGGCGTAGTGACCGCCCTGGACCCCGACGAGCAGCGGTTGACGGTGCGCACGGACGAAGACGAGGAGGTCACGTACGAGTTCGACGAGCTGGACGAGCTCGCGCACGCCTATGCCGTGACGATTCACCGTTCCCAGGGGAGTGAATACCCGGCGGTGGTGATCCCGATCACCACCGGAGCTTGGATGATGCTCCAGCGGAACCTTCTCTACACCGCTGTCACCAGGGCCAAGAAGCTGGTCGTCCTCGTCGGCTCGCGCAAGGCCCTGGGGCAGGCGGTGCGGACGGTTTCCGCAGGCAGGAGGTACACGGCCGTGGCCCCTAGGCTGTCCGGCCGTATACCGGTGGGAAACTTCACCTAGGGTTTCCGCTTTCGGGCCGGAGCGGGCAGGATGTGCAGGTTGGCGGCACTCAGTGCCGCCGCAGGGCCCAAAGTCCGACCCCGAGTGCACTCTCCTGCGCCAAATGGGGGAAGGTAGAGGCAGTCAGGGCACCTCGAAGAAGAGGCACTACGTCGGTGAGGGATGACGTGAGCGACAACTCTGTAGTACTGCGGTACGCGGACGGTGAATACACCTACCCGGTGGTCAACAGCACCGTCGGTGACAAGGGCTTCGACATCTCGAAGCTCCGGGCCCAGACCGGTCTGGTCACCCTGGACAGCGGCTACGGGAACACCGCTGCCTATAAATCCGCCATCACCTACCTCGACGGCGAGCAGGGCATCCTGCGGTACCGCGGGTACCCGATCGAGCAGCTGGCGGAGCGCTCGACCTTCATCGAGGTCGCGTACCTGCTGATCAACGGCGAGCTGCCGACCGTGGACCAGCTCGCGTCGTTCCGCAACGAGATCACCCAGCACACACTGCTGCACGAGGACGTCAAGCGCTTCTACGACGGCTTCCCGCGTGACGCGCACCCGATGGCGATGCTGTCCTCCGTGGTCAGCGCGCTGTCGACGTTCTACCAGGACAGCCACAACCCGTTCGACGACAAGCAGCGCCACCTGTCGACGATCCGGCTGCTGGCCAAGCTCCCGACCATCGCCGCGTACGCGTACAAGAAGTCGGTCGGCCACCCGGTGGTCTACCCGCGCAACGACCTCGGCTACGTCGAGAACTTCCTGCGCATGACGTTCTCCGTGCCGGCCCAGGAGTACGAGCTGGACCCGGTCGTGGTCTCGGCGCTCGACAAGCTGCTGATCCTGCACGCGGACCACGAGCAGAACTGCTCGACCTCCACGGTCCGCCTCGTCGGCTCCTCGCAGGCCAACATGTTCGCGTCGATCTCCGCGGGCATCAGCGCCCTGTGGGGTCCGCTGCACGGTGGCGCCAACCAGTCGGTCCTGGAGATGCTCGAAGGCATCAAGGCCAACGGCGGCGACGTCGACTCCTTCATCCGCAAGGTGAAGAACAAGGAGGACGGCGTCCGCCTGATGGGCTTCGGCCACCGCGTCTACAAGAGCTTCGACCCCCGGGCGAAGATCATCAAGGCGGCGGCGCACGATGTCCTCTCGGCGCTCGGCAAGTCCGACGAGCTGCTCGACATCGCGCTCAAGCTGGAAGAGCACGCGCTCTCCGACGAGTACTTCGTCTCGCGCAACCTCTACCCGAACGTGGACTTCTACACCGGTCTGATCTACCGGGCGATGGGCTTCCCCACCGAGATGTTCACCGTGCTCTTCGCGCTCGGCCGCCTTCCCGGCTGGATCGCCCAGTGGCACGAGATGATCAAGGAGCCGGGTTCCCGCATCGGTCGCCCGCGCCAGATCTACACCGGCGAGGTCCTGCGCGACTTCGTCCCGGTCGAGGCCCGCTGACCCGGACCCGCCCCAGGCAAGAGAAAAGCGCCCCGCCGTCGATCCCCCCACGGGTCGACGGACGGGGCGCTTTCCCTATCCCCGGTGCGGATTCCCCCCACGGGACCCGAGCCGGGTGTCTGGTGAGGAGCCGGTGGGCTCCACAGGGTGGTCTGCCGGGACCCGTACGCGTCGGGAGGGCCGCTCAAAGCTCCCCGCGAAGGCACGCGCCCCGGCCGGCAAACGCCCGGACGTCCCCCAAGACATCCGCAGAACGTCCCCCAAGACGTTCTTGGCATCGACTCATTAGACTCGCCCGACCCCCGGTTGGTTACGTTGTGATCTGTGTGATCTGTGTCTCTTGTGAAGGAATGGTGACGGCCATGCGAAGGCCGCCCCCCGCAGGAGGCGGCCAGGTGGCCCGCAGTCAGCGGAACGAGCGCAACCGGAGGCTGTTGCTCACGACGAAGACCGAGGAGAAGGCCATCGCGGCACCCGCGATCATCGGGTTGAGCAGCCCCGCCGCGGCCAGCGGCAGCGCCGCCACGTTGTAGCCGAACGCCCAGAACAGATTTCCCTTGATGGTGGCCAGGGTCCGGCGGGCCAGCCGGATCGCGTCGGCCGCCACCCGCAGGTCCCCGCGGACCAGCGTCAGGTCGCCGGCCTCGATGGCCGCGTCCGTGCCCGTGCCCATCGCGAGCCCGAGGTCCGCCTGGGCCAGAGCGGCGGCGTCGTTGACCCCGTCGCCGACCATCGCGACCGTACGGCCCTGCGCCTGCAGCCTCTTGACGACGTCCACCTTGTCCTGCGGCAGCACCTCCGCGATCACCTCGTCGATGCCCACCGCGCGGGCCACCGCCTCGGCCACGGCCTTGTTGTCGCCGGTCAGCAGCACCGGTTCGAGGCCGAGGGCGCGCAGCCGGGCCACCGCCTCCGCGCTGGTTTCCTTGACCGCGTCCGCCACCGTCAGGACGCCGCGTGCGGCGCCGTCCCAGGCCACCACGACCGCCGTACGCCCCTCGGCCTCGGCCGCCGCCTTGGCCGCGGCCAGCTCCGCCGGCAGCGGGATCGACCAGCCCGCCAGCAGCTGCTCCCGGCCCACCAGGACGGCGTGTCCTTCGACCACGCCCTGGACGCCGAGTCCGGCGACGTTCTCGAAGCTCTCCGGCACCGGCAGCGAACCGGCGCGCTCGGCCGCGCCCGCCGCGACGGCGCGGGCCACCGGGTGTTCGGAGGCGTGCTCCAAGGAGCCCGCCAGGCGCAGGAGTTCGCGCTCCTGGACGCCGTCCGCGGTGATCACGTCCTGGAGGGCCATCCGGCCGGTGGTGACCGTGCCGGTCTTGTCGAGGACCACGGTGTCCACCCGGCGGGTCGACTCCAGCACCTCCGGCCCCTTGATCAGGATGCCGAGCTGGGCGCCGCGGCCGGTGCCGACCATCAGGGCGGTCGGCGTGGCCAGGCCCAGCGCGCACGGGCAGGCGATGATCAGGACGGCCACGGCGGCGGTGAAGGCTGCCGTGGGATCGTCGGTGGCCAGCAGCCAGCCGACCCAGGTGGCGAGGGCCAGGACCAGCACCACGGGCACGAAGACCGAGGAGATCCGGTCGGCCAGCCGCTGTACCTCGGCCTTGCCGTTCTGGGCGTCCTCGACCAGTCGTGCCATCCGGGCCAGCTGGGTGTCCGCGCCGATCCGGGTGGCCTCGACCACGAGGCGGCCGGCCGTGTTGACGGTGGCGCCGGTGACGGTGTCGCCCACGGCGACGTCCACCGGCACCGATTCGCCGGTCAGCATCGAGGCGTCGACGGCGGAGCTGCCCTCGACGACCGTGCCGTCGGTGGCGATCTTCTCGCCGGGGCGGACCAGGAAGCGGTCGCCGACGGCCAGCTGCCCGACCGGGATCCGTACCTCGGCGCCGCCGCGCAGTACGGTCACGTCCTTGGCGCCCAGGTGCAGCAGGGCCTTGAGCGCGGCGCCCGCCTTCCGCTTGGAGCGGGCCTCCAGGTAGCGGCCGAGCAGGATGAAGGCGATGACGCCGGCCGCTACCTCCAGGTAGACGGTGGAGGCGCCGCCGGCCCGGGCGGCGGCATCTACCGCTCCGGGGGTGAAGTCGAAGCCGTGCCGCATGCCGGGCATGCCCGCATGCCCGAAGAACAGGGCCCACAGGGACCAGCCGAACGCGGCGAGGGTGCCCACCGACACCAGGGTGTCCATGGTGGCCGCGCCGTGCCGGGCGTTGGTCCAGGCGGCCCGGTGGAAGGGGTGGCCGCCCCATACGACGACGGGGGCGGCGAGGGTCAGCGACAGCCACTGCCAGTTGTCGAACTGGAGGGCGGGGACCATGGCGAGCAGCACCACGGGGGCGGCCAGCAGGGTCGAGACGATCAACCGGTGACGCAGTGCGGCGAGCTCCGGGTCGGGCACGTCGGCGGCCTCGGCGGGCCCCTGCGCCGCCGGGGCCGGGTCGGCCGCGGCGGGCTCCGGAACGGGCGGCGGGGGCGGCTCCTGGGCCGTGTAGCCGGTCTTGACCACGGTCGCGATGAGGTCGGCGACCTCGGTCCCGGCCGGGTAGGAGACCTTGGCCTTCTCGGTGGCGTAGTTCACCGTCGCGGTGACCCCCGCCATGCGGTTGAGCTTCTTCTCGATGCGGGCCGCGCAGGAGGCGCAGGTCATCCCGCCGATCGACAGCTCGACCTGCGAGGCCGGTGCCGGTTCCGCTGCTATCGGTGCTTCGTGCACGGTGCTGCTGCTCATGTCCGAGCTCCAGAGGGGAGGGCCGGACCGTACGGAACCAGTATCAGCTGGCCGGCGCGGTCCGGCGGGAATCGCCTGAAGAGGGAGGGGTCAGGCCTGGTCGGCGAGCTCGTAGCCCGCCTCGTCGACGGCGGCGCGTACGGCCTCCGCGTCGAGCGGGGCGGCGGAGACCACGGTGACCTCGCCGGTGGCGGCGACGGCCTTGACCGAGGTGACGCCGGGCAGCTCGGACAGCTCGGCGGTCACGGCCCCTTCGCAGTGGCCGCAGGTCATGCCGGTGACCCGGTAGACCGCGGTGACGGCGCCCACCTGGACGGTGGCCGCGCCGTCGTGGCAGGAGCCCGTGCTGGAGCAGCAGGAGGTGGCGGCGGGCTGCTGGGTGTCCGTCTCGGCGGTCATCTCGTTCTCCTCATCACGGCGTACGAAGTCGGTCGGCGGGTGGCGGCGCGTGGTCCGTGTCCCACCGATGACAACACTATACCCCTAGGGGGTATTTCTCGGCGCGAGGTGGCGAAGTGGGATCCGGGTCGGCGTCGGGTCGGTTCCGGCGGTGCCGCGCGCGTGCGCTCCGGGCACCTTCGAGTGAACAACCCTCGTGAACGGTATGTAAATGGCACCTATGCCGCACTCGGGGACGCTTGTGCTCATCGTGGCGATCGCGGCGCTCGCGCCCCTGCTCGGCCCGGTCATCGCCATGGCGGCGCGCGCGAGCCGGGGTGTTCGACGGTGGTCCTGGCCGCCTTCGCACTCGTCACGGCGGGGGCGGTGGTGGGGGCGCTGCGGCCCGAGCCGCCCTGCTTCGCCGACGTCATCGCCAAGACCCTGCACGGCAGCGGGCAGTTCGCGGTGCGCCCGGTCGTACTGCTGCTCGTGGCGATGCCGGGGCTCGCCGAGGTGCTGGATCTGGACATCCTGCTCGGCGCCTTCGCCGCCGGGATGTTCACCCGGCTGATCCTGACCGGCGCCGCGCCGGCGAGCGGCGAACTCGTGCCCTCCAAGGTCGAGGCGATGGGCTTCGGCTTCCTGGTGCCGCTGTCCTTCGTGGTCACCGCGCTGGGGGTCGAGGGCGGGATGCTCGACCCGGGGGAGGCGGCCGCGCCGGTCGGCGCCGGCCTGGTCTCCGTACTGGCCTTCCCGCTGCTCGCGCTCAAGTGCCGGGCGGTCGCGGGCCGCCGGGCCCGGCCCTCGGAACGGGTCAGCGGGCAGGAGACGTGGTGACCATCGGCTCGAGGTAGCGCAGGAGCACGGTCTTCATCTCGGCGACGTACGCGTCCCGCTCGGCGCCCTCGTGGGCCAGGATCACGTCGAGCCCGGACTTGAAGATGCCCAGGACCGTGATCGCGACGCGGGTCAACTGCTCGGGCGGGGTGTCGGGGGAGAAGGTCCGCACGATGTCCTCGATCCGGGTGACCAGGCCCGCGTGGAGCTGATCGTGCTCCTGCGTGATGCCGGGGATTCCGGAGCCGTGCATCAGGGCCCAGAAGGCCGGGTTCTCGCAGTTGAAGGCGATGACCGGGTCGATGACGGCGTCGATCAGGGCGGGCAGCGGCTGCCGCAGGTTCTCCGGGAGGAAGGCCCGGCCGTGGGTCGTGTGCGCCTGCTGGAGCAGGTGCCCGCCCAGCTCGATCGCGATGGCCTCCTTGTTCGGGAAGAACTGGTACAGCGTGCCCGGGGACACGCCGGCCTCGCGCGCGATGGCGTTGGTGCTCGCGCCGGCGTAGCCGTTCCGGCAGAACACGCCGGCCGCGGCCTCCAGGAGCTGGGCGATGCGGCGCTCGCCGCGGGCCTGCCTGCGGCGGGGCTTGGCGTCGTCCGCGGCGGTGGCGGCTTCGGCGGTGGCGCGGGCGGGTGCCGCGGTGTCGGGCGCGGGCGTGTCGTCGGAGGGCGCCGGTGCGTCGAGGGTCGCCGGGCCGGGTGCGCCCCGCCTCGGGGTCCGGCTCGCGCGCTTGCTGGTCTCCGGCTTCCTGGCCTCCGGCACGGCGATCCCCTCCCAGGGGTGATTGACAAACGCGAGAGGTCGCTCGCATTCTTGGGGGAACGCGAGCGATGTCTCGTGTTTGCCATTCTATGGCAATGGACGACCCGTTCCCACGGGTCACGGTGAAGGGGACACCGCCTCATGTCCGTAGTCAAGAACGCCGCTCCGGGGGGTGGCTGGACCCGGTTCGTCACCGCCCGGCCACGGCTTTCGCTGCTGCTCGCGCTGGTCGTCACCGCCCTCGCCGTGTTCGCCGGCAGCGGCGTGGCGGACCGGATGGGCAGCGGCGGCTGGCAGGACCCCGGCGCCGAATCCACGTACGCCACCGAGGCCCTGGAGCGCGAGTTCCCGGCCTCCCAGCCCAATCTGCTGCTGCTCGTGGACGCCGGACCACCGGGCGTGGACGACGCGGGCGTGGCCGCCGAGGCCGCGCGGCTCGCCGGCCGGCTCGCCGCCGAACCGGGCATCACCGGGGTCAGCTCCTACTGGCAGACCCGCTCGCCCGCGCTGCGCTCGGCCGACGGCCGGCAGGCGCTGATCGCCGCCCGCGTCACCGGAGACGAGAAGACGGCCTCCGAGGTCCTCGGCCGGATAGCCCCCTCCTACCGGGGCGCCCACGGGCCGGTGCGGGTCGGCCTCGGCGGCCCGGTGGCCGTGCAGCGCGCGATGACCAGCACCGTCCAGGAAGACCTGGTCCGCGCCGAACTGATCGCCCTGCCCGTCACCCTCGTCCTGCTCGTCCTGGTCTTCGGCAGCGCCGTCGCGGCCCTGCTGCCGCTCGCCGTCGGGATCGTCGCCGTGCTGGGGACCAATGCGGTGCTCCGCGGCCTCACCGAGGTCACCGACGTATCGGTGTTCGCGATGAACCTGACCACCGCACTCGGCCTCGGACTCGCCATCGACTACGCCCTGTTCATCGTGCGCCGGTTCCGCGAGGAACTAGACGCAGGCCGTGACCCGCGGGCGGCCGTCGGGGCCACGCTGCGCACGGCCGGCCGCACCGTCCTCTTCTCGGCGCTGACCGTCGCGGTCTCGCTCTCCGCGATGCTGCTCTTCCCGCAGTACTTCCTGCGCTCGTTCGCCTACGCCGGTGTCGCGGTGGTCCTGCTGGCCGCGGCGGCCGCACTGATCCTGCTGCCTGCCGCGCTGGTCCTGCTGGGCGAGCGGGTCAACTCCCTGGACCTGCGGGCGCTGTGGCGCCGCCGCCGGCCCGCCGGGCAGGCCCCCGCCGCCGAGCGGGGCGCGGGCTGGGCGCGGGTGGCGGTGCTGGTGATGCGCCGGGCACCGGTCTTCGCCATCGCCACCACGGCGGGACTGCTCCTGCTCGGACTCCCGTTCCTGGACGTCCGGTTCGGCACCCCCGACGACCGCCAGCTGCCGCGCACCGCCGAGTCCCATGTCGTACAGCAGCACATCCGGGAGGGCTTCCCGGGCAGTCCGGACGGCGAGCTGCGGATTCTGGCCGAAGGCGCGGCCACACCCGCCCAGTACGAGGAATACCGCGGCCGGATCGAGGGCCTGCCCGGCGTGGCCCGGGTGGCGGGCCCCGTGCGCTCGGGCGAGTACGCCGCGTTCTCCGTCCTCGCCGAGGGCGAGGCGGTGGGCCAGGGAGCCCAGCGGCTGGTCGGGACGGTCCGATCGGTCGACGCGCCCTTCGAGACGGCGGTGACCGGGCGGGCCGCCGTCCTGGTCGACTCCAAGGACGCCATCGCCGCCAAGCTTCCCTGGGCGGGCGCCCTCGTCGCGGGGTCCACCCTGCTGCTGGTCTTCCTGCTCACGGGCAGCCTGCTGATCCCGCTCCAGGCAGTGCTGCTCAATGCGCTGAGCCTGACCGCGATGTTCGGCGCCGTGGTGTGGGTGTTCCAGGACGGACACCTGTCCGGAATGCTGGGCTTCACCCCGACCGGGGACATAGAGACCACGCTGCCGGTACTGATGTTCTGCATCGCCTTCGGGCTCTCGATGGACTACGGGGTGTTCCTCATATCCCGGATCAAGGAGGAGTACGACCGGACCGGGGACCACGAGGGGGCCGTGCGCCTGGGCCTCAGCCGGACCGGAGGGCTGATCACCGCGGCGGCCGTGATCCTCGCGGTGGTGATGGTGGCCATCGGCACCTCGCGGGTCACCAACACCAAGATGCTGGGCCTGGGGATCGCCCTGGCGGTGCTGATGGACGCGATGGTGGTGCGCAGCCTGCTGGTGCCGGCGGTCATGAAGCTGACCGGCCGGGCCACCTGGTGGGCGCCGGGCCCGCTGCGCAGGCTGCACGACCGGTTCGGGTTCAGCGAGGGCGAGTCCGCCCCCGCGCAAGGGCAGGCGGCCGTGGCGGCGGCCGCCCCCGTCCCCGAGCGCGTCGGCTGAGGTGCGGGCCGGTCAGGCCTCCGACTGCCGCCCCCGGTTGCCCGGGCGCCGGGCCACCCAGTCCCGGATCGTGTCGGCGAGCCAGTAAGGCTTCCCCGCCTCGACATGGTCCGGGGGTGGCAGCAGGCCGTGCTTGCGGTACGACCGCACGGTGTCCGGCTGGACCCGGATGTGGGCGGCGATCTCCTTGTACGACCACAGCTTTCGGTCGGTCATCTGCGGTACCTCCTTGTCCGCGCCGCAGGGGGCGGCCGGGAGGCCGTCGGGGGAGCCGGGCACGGACGCTGACGATCACTCAGCCTGTGCCCGGAGAACGACAGTCGGTGACATGGGGGGAGGGGCTGTCGACGGGCTGTGACGGAAGACCCGCGTAATGCGGACATGCGTGACGTGACAGCGATCTCTGTGACGCAAGTGGCACAAGAGACACGGAGCCGGTGGCGGGCGCGAACGGGGCCGCCGCGTTGGATGGGTCGCCGGATCGGACGGTGCCGGGGCGGACCCCGGCGGGGTCGGCGGGGTCCGGCGGTAC
It contains:
- a CDS encoding heavy-metal-associated domain-containing protein, with the translated sequence MTAETDTQQPAATSCCSSTGSCHDGAATVQVGAVTAVYRVTGMTCGHCEGAVTAELSELPGVTSVKAVAATGEVTVVSAAPLDAEAVRAAVDEAGYELADQA
- a CDS encoding DUF937 domain-containing protein codes for the protein MSDDSLEKDVLQELGDDRLTEIAGLLGTDDDGARNVVGTTVGALTGGLQEKAGADDDEGAEVRQAFAEVSEPPLQGVATLGGGLLGGGLMAGVLAKVSKPVANAVSKKTGIPAPAVTRVIELLIPVLMAVFAKRAAGKGGAGAGGAGGGAGAGAAGGGGGGLGDLLGQILGGGARKP
- a CDS encoding heavy metal translocating P-type ATPase; its protein translation is MSSSTVHEAPIAAEPAPASQVELSIGGMTCASCAARIEKKLNRMAGVTATVNYATEKAKVSYPAGTEVADLIATVVKTGYTAQEPPPPPVPEPAAADPAPAAQGPAEAADVPDPELAALRHRLIVSTLLAAPVVLLAMVPALQFDNWQWLSLTLAAPVVVWGGHPFHRAAWTNARHGAATMDTLVSVGTLAAFGWSLWALFFGHAGMPGMRHGFDFTPGAVDAAARAGGASTVYLEVAAGVIAFILLGRYLEARSKRKAGAALKALLHLGAKDVTVLRGGAEVRIPVGQLAVGDRFLVRPGEKIATDGTVVEGSSAVDASMLTGESVPVDVAVGDTVTGATVNTAGRLVVEATRIGADTQLARMARLVEDAQNGKAEVQRLADRISSVFVPVVLVLALATWVGWLLATDDPTAAFTAAVAVLIIACPCALGLATPTALMVGTGRGAQLGILIKGPEVLESTRRVDTVVLDKTGTVTTGRMALQDVITADGVQERELLRLAGSLEHASEHPVARAVAAGAAERAGSLPVPESFENVAGLGVQGVVEGHAVLVGREQLLAGWSIPLPAELAAAKAAAEAEGRTAVVVAWDGAARGVLTVADAVKETSAEAVARLRALGLEPVLLTGDNKAVAEAVARAVGIDEVIAEVLPQDKVDVVKRLQAQGRTVAMVGDGVNDAAALAQADLGLAMGTGTDAAIEAGDLTLVRGDLRVAADAIRLARRTLATIKGNLFWAFGYNVAALPLAAAGLLNPMIAGAAMAFSSVFVVSNSLRLRSFR
- a CDS encoding citrate synthase → MSDNSVVLRYADGEYTYPVVNSTVGDKGFDISKLRAQTGLVTLDSGYGNTAAYKSAITYLDGEQGILRYRGYPIEQLAERSTFIEVAYLLINGELPTVDQLASFRNEITQHTLLHEDVKRFYDGFPRDAHPMAMLSSVVSALSTFYQDSHNPFDDKQRHLSTIRLLAKLPTIAAYAYKKSVGHPVVYPRNDLGYVENFLRMTFSVPAQEYELDPVVVSALDKLLILHADHEQNCSTSTVRLVGSSQANMFASISAGISALWGPLHGGANQSVLEMLEGIKANGGDVDSFIRKVKNKEDGVRLMGFGHRVYKSFDPRAKIIKAAAHDVLSALGKSDELLDIALKLEEHALSDEYFVSRNLYPNVDFYTGLIYRAMGFPTEMFTVLFALGRLPGWIAQWHEMIKEPGSRIGRPRQIYTGEVLRDFVPVEAR
- the recD2 gene encoding SF1B family DNA helicase RecD2, giving the protein MSNLAVVEGVLERITYANEENGYTVARVDTGRGAGDLLTVVGALLGAQPGESLRMEGRWASHPQYGKQFTVENYTTLLPATVQGIRRYLGSGLIKGIGPRIADRITDHFGIDTLDVIEQEPKRLIEVPGLGPKRTRMIGAAWEEQKAIKEVMVFLQGVGVSTSIAVRIYKKYGDASISVVKNQPYRLAADVWGIGFLTADRIAQAVGIPHDSPERVKAGLQYALSQSTDQGHCFLPEDRLIADGVKLLQVDTGLVIDCLAELAGEDEGVVREQVPAPDGGPPLTAVYLVPFHRAELSLAGQVRRLLGAEEDRMSGFRDVDWDKALTWLAGRTGAQLAPEQRDAVRLALTSKVAVLTGGPGCGKSFTVRSIVELARAKKAKVVLAAPTGRAAKRLAELTGAEASTVHRLLELKPGGDAAYDRDRPLEADLVVVDEASMLDLLLANKLVKAVAPGAHLLLVGDVDQLPSVGAGEVLRDLLADGGPVPAVRLTRIFRQAQQSGVVTNAHRINTGLPPLTDGLPDFFLFAEEDTEAAGRLAVDVAARRIPAKFGLDPRRDIQVLAPMHRGPAGAGNLNGLLQQAITPARPDLPEKRFGGRVFRVGDKVTQIRNNYEKGANGVFNGTVGVVTALDPDEQRLTVRTDEDEEVTYEFDELDELAHAYAVTIHRSQGSEYPAVVIPITTGAWMMLQRNLLYTAVTRAKKLVVLVGSRKALGQAVRTVSAGRRYTAVAPRLSGRIPVGNFT